One genomic region from Cryptococcus deuterogattii R265 chromosome 7, complete sequence encodes:
- a CDS encoding tRNA (uracil-5-)-methyltransferase TRM9 has protein sequence MPKPIPQPVAPFSNPYQDEERTVHTVYEAIAPHFSQTRFKPWPLIARFLSTQPPGSIGLDSGAGNGKYLPVAHQAGCEMIALDRSSGLLSHARKMGFGGLNANRQEDGKEGTEDGSEVAECVRGDMGVDVWRAGVFDFVISIAAVHHLSTPERRQHAVQMMLRPLRLSSQPPYGRFMIYVWAYEQGESSRRKMGSAASAAASKPGNEVPPIVVSPLQEKYEGEEQGKEKIQDVLVPWVLAPKKGETFKKPKQLKQPKSKQPKQAKEKHHYSKEPISGVEGLHNYSSRPLSGSEPQSGSPFSEPARLSEPQPGPEPAPKPELEPEPQVFHRYYHLFTTGELQLLVEAAGRAEGFHVIPSQDGGDDGNQTKIEIETEDESNRDRVEGSVVEKEKATGKWEGGGERKWLRVRGVGWEMDNWWLEGEVGES, from the exons ATGCCGAAACCGATCCCACAGCCAGTTGCGCCATTCTCGAACCCCTACCAGGACGAGGAGCGAACAGTCCACACAGTCTACGAAGCTATCGCTCCTCACTTCTCTCAAACGAGATTCAAA CCATGGCCTCTAATCGCCCGATTCCTCTCCACACAACCTCCTGGATCCATCGGCCTGGATAGCGGAGCCGGGAACGGCAAATACTTGCCGGTAGCGCACCAAGCAGGATGCGAGATGATCGCATTAGATCGGAGCTCTGGTCTGCTATCTCATGCTCGCAAAATGGGTTTCGGCGGGCTCAACGCAAACAGACAGGAAgatggcaaagaaggaacagaGGACGGGAGTGAAGTAGCCGAATGCGTGAGAGGGGATATGGGAGTTGATGTTTGGAGAGCGGGGGTTTTTGATTTTGTGATTTCCATTGCGGCTGTTCATCACCTCTCCACTCCCGAACGGAGACAACATGCGGTCCAG ATGATGCTTCGACCTCTTCGCTTATCAAGTCAGCCACCATATGGAAGGTTCATGATCTACGTCTGGGCGTATGAGCAGGGAGAGAGTAGTAGACGCAAAATGGGGAGCgctgcttctgctgccgCGTCTAAACCTGGTAACGAGGTTCCTCCCATCGTTGTTTCTCCATTGCAAGAGAAATAcgagggggaagagcagggaaaagagaaaatacAAGACGTGCTTGTACCGTGGGTGTTGGCACCTAAGAAGGGCGAGACATTTAAAAAGCCAAAACAACTTAAACAGCCCAAGTCTAAACAACCCAAACAGGCCAAGGAAAAGCATCATTACTCGAAAGAACCTATATCAGGGGTTGAGGGCCTTCACAATTATTCTTCTCGCCCGCTCTCAGGATCTGAACCGCAATCGGGAAGTCCCTTTTCTGAACCAGCAAGATTATCAGAACCACAACCAGGACCCGAGCCAGCCCCCAAACCAGAACTAGAACCTGAACCCCAAGTATTTCACCGCTATTACCACCTTTTCACAACTGGCGAGCTGCAATTGCTTGTCGAAGCTGCCGGTCGGGCAGAGGGATTCCATGTGATACCATCTCAAGATGGcggggatgatggaaatCAAACGAAGATCGAGATTGAAACCGAGGATGAGAGTAATAGGGACCGAGTTGAAGGGAGCGTGgtagaaaaggaaaaagcaacggggaaatgggaaggaggaggggagagaaaaTGGCTACGCGTCAGAGGGGTCGGATGGGAAATGGATAACTGGTGGTTAGAAGGTGAAGTCGGAGAATCATAG
- a CDS encoding 3-ketodihydrosphingosine reductase TSC10: MPLWPFRKSNYDPRGKHCYITGGSSGLGKALAERLVEQGAHVTIVGRDTKKAEGVVEKLKAIAAPGQIIQCISADLTSPTASTEAIHAACKLHADQAPDYVYLCAGFSQPKLFTETTKQELKDGLDGVYWVSAYTAHEACQMMTKQRRIGKIIFVASFLSYVSFAGYSSYSPAKYALRGLSDALRSEMLLHNIDIHIFLPCGITGPGFDAENRTKPAVTKKIEEGDTPITPEVCAAALESGLKKGYYQITDNMVTEPIRLRSNGGVPTNNFLLDTLWLIIGSVGVPIWRMTADSTVRSFRPKVEKELQAKGYYVSR; this comes from the exons ATGCCATTATGGCCATTTCGGAAATCAAACTACGACCCTCGAGGAAAACACTGTTATATCACGGGCGGCTCGTCAGGCTTGGGCAAGGCTCTTGCTGAGCGGCTGGTGGAGCAAGGAGCCCATGTTACGATTGTCGGGAGAGATACTAAAAAGGCGGAGGGTGTAGttgagaagctcaag GCCATCGCAGCACCTGGCCAGATCATCCAGTGCATCTCCGCAGACCTTACATCACCTACCGCCTCTACCGAGGCTATACACGCTGCATGCAAACTACACGCGGACCAAGCACCTGACTACGTCTACCTCTGTGCTGGATTCTCTCAGCCGAAACTGTTCACTGAAACGACAAAGCAAGAGCTGAAAGATGGGCTCGATGGTGTGTACTGGGTATCGGCTTATACTGCTCAC GAGGCATGTCAGATGATGACCAAGCAACGCCGCATTGGCAAAATTATCTTTGTCGCCAGTTTCCTCTCCTACGTTTCCTTTGCCGGATACTCATCCTACTCCCCCGCCAAATACGCTCTTCGCGGCCTTTCAGACGCTCTACGCTCAGAAATGTTACTGCACAATATTGATATCCACATCTTCTTACCGTGTGGTATCACCGGCCCTGGGTTCGATGCTGAGAATAGGACAAAGCCGGCTGTaacaaagaagattgaagaaggggataCGCCTATCACGCCAGAAGTATGTGCGGCGGCTTTGGAAAGCG gcttgaagaagggctATTACCAAATCACAGACAACATGGTCACCGAACCTATTCGCTTACGTTCTAACGGTGGTGTACCGACCAATAATTTCTTACTCGATACGCTCTGGCTTATCATTGGGTCTGTCGGTGTACCCATCTGGCGAATGACAGCCGACTCTACTGTGAGATCTTTCAGACCTaaagtggagaaagagCTTCAGGCGAAGGGGTACTACGTGTCACGATAA